The following coding sequences lie in one Fusibacter sp. A1 genomic window:
- a CDS encoding S-ribosylhomocysteine lyase has product MKKIASFTVDHDRLKEGVYVSRIDHLGEETVTTFDLRFKLPNGGDYMTPKVAHTLEHLLATYFRSDETISDKVVYFGPMGCQTGMYLVLHGSYTSDDVLPMITASMEFVVGYEGEVPGTKRMECGQYELHDLAGAKEEARTYLQVLQDIDDSRLNYPAL; this is encoded by the coding sequence ATGAAGAAGATTGCTAGTTTTACCGTCGATCATGATCGATTGAAGGAAGGTGTCTACGTTTCGAGAATCGACCATCTGGGTGAAGAGACAGTAACGACATTTGATTTAAGGTTCAAGTTGCCAAACGGTGGGGATTACATGACCCCTAAGGTGGCGCATACGCTTGAACACCTGCTTGCGACCTATTTCAGGTCGGATGAGACGATCTCTGACAAGGTGGTCTACTTCGGACCGATGGGATGTCAGACAGGAATGTATCTGGTGCTTCATGGAAGTTATACTTCGGATGACGTATTACCCATGATTACCGCGTCGATGGAGTTTGTCGTTGGATATGAAGGAGAGGTTCCAGGAACCAAAAGAATGGAATGCGGCCAATATGAGCTCCATGATCTCGCAGGAGCAAAAGAAGAGGCAAGGACATACCTGCAAGTACTTCAGGACATCGACGACAGTCGCCTGAACTATCCGGCGCTTTAA
- a CDS encoding BTAD domain-containing putative transcriptional regulator yields the protein MIRVTVFGEPGVYLNNQQVRFPFKKAEGLFYYMAIHKEVTRERLIHLFWADLEDQSAKKNLRNALYIIKTLFGPGIFITQTRQTISINEELIDVETKVDGSKYLSLSGEFLHNFHVKEADFFDEWVMYERDKYRESRISNAYEKLTVSTEPDQIIRWCKLILTQDPYDEAIYRKLMKTYMNIQQYNKGIDAYKRLEEKLKKDLGITPDTQTAALYKKVLDFKETDSNVVVSPDHSTQGDGLLNQLNSLSEDAKHVIAIFSCYMSSIPFDDILAMSGQSEWNLLTSIKELVEKRLVVEFEKKDELRFSFVSETLKDFVYNGLLKAQKRIIHQRIANQVQIRLKDNMAITEFKSLIHHYQKAGDRLNELKYRVEYLSEYLQVNHETFPVINYQRSIHPSLIYMSNEAVDKELEVIDHLFDSLIIPKSYRQKVSNLSQKVLHIKGRYAIKCGEYDKGVCSIDRLIREAKQDNDVEMLFKGMLQLAFHKINIHDVDGLKGIVDEGLKVFDDINTYPNACFLRLSGLESVLRGDFERGNTLLEESIHNTLTLDDAQQYSLGIVACKYYLAESKRLTRAYDEALTLLEEAIRQLKSKGLYGRLTVFYTQAGQVAYEARKYDTARSYFKKANNLYEKYEYRWGQAIARAYGVACGLYKNGFEERQHEAMLSALEKAEKLGNKYEIGLIYKVFTDYVHYLVEHKAPVWQYEVMLKLVARYKESDMFSALDHYCYRMDVKSPINRKLELIYTRIELSQDKTSDLLDKQEEAL from the coding sequence ATGATTAGAGTGACTGTATTTGGAGAACCCGGTGTATATTTGAACAACCAGCAGGTCAGGTTTCCTTTTAAAAAAGCGGAAGGACTCTTCTATTACATGGCGATCCACAAAGAGGTGACAAGGGAACGTCTGATCCACTTGTTCTGGGCGGATCTTGAAGACCAGTCTGCCAAAAAAAATTTAAGAAACGCCCTATATATCATTAAGACTTTGTTCGGGCCTGGCATATTTATTACACAGACAAGACAGACCATCTCGATAAACGAGGAGCTTATCGATGTCGAAACCAAAGTGGACGGAAGCAAATACCTATCCTTAAGCGGTGAATTCCTACATAACTTTCATGTCAAAGAAGCCGATTTTTTTGACGAATGGGTCATGTACGAGCGAGATAAGTACAGGGAGTCGAGGATATCGAATGCGTATGAGAAACTGACAGTATCCACAGAACCCGATCAGATCATCAGGTGGTGTAAACTGATCCTCACACAGGATCCTTATGACGAGGCCATTTACAGGAAACTGATGAAGACCTACATGAACATCCAGCAGTACAACAAGGGAATCGACGCCTATAAGCGTCTTGAGGAGAAATTGAAGAAGGATCTGGGGATAACGCCCGACACTCAGACAGCCGCCCTTTATAAAAAAGTGCTGGATTTCAAAGAAACGGACAGTAACGTGGTGGTGAGTCCCGATCATTCGACACAAGGGGATGGACTACTGAATCAATTGAACTCGCTCAGCGAAGACGCCAAACATGTTATCGCCATCTTCTCTTGCTATATGAGTTCGATACCCTTTGACGATATTCTCGCCATGAGCGGACAAAGTGAATGGAATCTACTGACATCGATCAAAGAACTTGTCGAAAAGCGGCTGGTCGTCGAGTTCGAAAAAAAGGATGAGCTTAGATTTTCCTTTGTTTCTGAGACACTCAAGGACTTTGTCTACAACGGACTTTTAAAAGCTCAAAAAAGAATCATCCATCAACGTATCGCCAATCAGGTTCAGATCAGGCTCAAGGACAATATGGCGATCACGGAGTTCAAGTCGCTAATCCACCACTACCAGAAGGCAGGGGACCGCTTGAACGAGTTGAAGTACCGGGTGGAGTATCTTTCCGAATACCTTCAAGTGAACCACGAGACATTCCCTGTGATCAATTATCAGAGGTCGATCCATCCCAGCCTGATCTATATGAGCAATGAGGCGGTAGACAAGGAGCTTGAAGTCATCGACCATCTTTTTGACTCGCTGATCATTCCTAAAAGCTATCGGCAGAAAGTATCCAACCTGAGTCAAAAGGTGCTGCATATCAAGGGCAGGTACGCCATAAAGTGCGGAGAGTACGACAAGGGTGTTTGTTCGATCGACCGGCTGATCAGGGAAGCCAAACAGGACAATGACGTTGAAATGCTGTTTAAAGGAATGCTGCAGCTGGCGTTTCACAAAATCAACATCCACGATGTGGACGGGCTAAAGGGGATTGTCGATGAAGGTCTAAAGGTGTTTGACGACATCAACACTTACCCTAATGCTTGTTTTTTAAGGCTTAGTGGACTTGAGTCGGTACTTAGAGGTGATTTTGAAAGAGGGAACACCCTATTGGAAGAGTCGATTCATAACACCTTGACGCTAGATGACGCGCAGCAGTACTCGCTCGGTATCGTGGCTTGTAAATACTATTTGGCTGAATCAAAGCGGTTGACCCGTGCCTATGATGAAGCGCTGACGCTTCTTGAAGAGGCGATAAGACAGTTAAAAAGCAAAGGTTTGTACGGGCGTCTGACCGTGTTTTACACACAGGCCGGTCAAGTCGCTTATGAGGCTCGCAAGTATGACACGGCAAGGTCCTACTTTAAAAAGGCCAACAACCTTTATGAGAAATATGAGTACAGGTGGGGCCAGGCTATCGCCAGAGCATATGGCGTGGCATGCGGCCTGTATAAAAACGGATTTGAAGAGAGACAGCACGAAGCCATGTTAAGCGCCCTTGAAAAGGCTGAGAAACTTGGCAACAAATACGAGATCGGTCTGATCTACAAGGTGTTTACCGATTATGTACACTATCTGGTTGAACATAAGGCGCCTGTCTGGCAATATGAGGTGATGCTCAAGCTGGTCGCCCGCTATAAGGAATCGGACATGTTCAGCGCCCTTGACCACTACTGCTACCGTATGGATGTCAAGTCTCCAATCAACAGGAAATTGGAACTGATCTACACAAGGATTGAACTATCACAAGATAAGACTTCGGACTTGCTTGATAAACAGGAAGAAGCCTTGTAA
- a CDS encoding formate--tetrahydrofolate ligase — protein MKTFLSDIEIAQKAEMKKIIEVAEQVGIDEDSIELYGHYKAKVNLDFISSLKDKPNGKLILVTAINPTPAGEGKTTTNIGLSMGLNKIGKKTFTTLREPSLGPCFGVKGGAAGGGYAQVVPMEDINLHFTGDIHAVTTSHNLLSALIDNHIHQGNALNLDPRRLAWKRVLDMNDRALRHTVIGLGGRPNGVPREDGFDISVASEIMAVLCLATSIADLKARIGRMIIGYTYEQKPVTVDDLGATGAISLLLKDAIKPNLVQTLENTPAFIHGGPFANIAHGCNSVMATSTALKLADYVVTEAGFGADLGAEKFFNIKCRYAELDPAIAVIVGTVRALKNHGGVGKNELNEENLDALRAGFGNIQKHVENIRKFGVPALIAINKFPTDTAAELDLLNDLCEEIGVDVVLSDVWANGGDGGVALAEKVIEITDKNESVFKPLYDLDMPVKEKIETIAMEIYGADGVDFSAAALKQIDSIKAIGYDHLPICMAKTQYSLSDDPSLKGRPEGFRIAVRQLKVSAGAGFVVALTGEVMTMPGLPKVPAAMNMDMDDDGNITGLF, from the coding sequence ATGAAAACGTTTTTATCGGATATCGAAATTGCCCAAAAGGCAGAAATGAAAAAAATCATCGAGGTGGCGGAACAGGTTGGAATCGACGAGGATTCAATTGAACTGTATGGTCACTATAAGGCGAAGGTCAATCTTGATTTTATCAGCAGTCTGAAAGATAAGCCAAACGGCAAGCTGATTCTTGTAACCGCAATCAATCCGACACCGGCTGGTGAAGGTAAGACGACAACGAATATCGGTCTTAGCATGGGTCTTAACAAGATAGGTAAAAAGACATTCACGACGCTAAGAGAGCCTTCTCTTGGACCTTGTTTCGGCGTAAAAGGCGGAGCTGCTGGTGGCGGTTATGCACAAGTGGTACCGATGGAAGACATCAACTTGCATTTTACAGGTGATATCCACGCGGTAACGACATCGCACAACTTGTTGTCCGCACTGATCGACAACCACATACATCAAGGAAACGCACTCAACCTAGACCCTAGAAGACTTGCGTGGAAACGCGTACTGGATATGAACGACAGGGCCTTAAGACATACAGTAATCGGACTAGGCGGTAGACCCAACGGAGTGCCTAGAGAAGATGGATTTGACATCTCTGTAGCTTCAGAAATCATGGCGGTACTTTGCCTTGCTACAAGCATAGCGGATCTTAAAGCAAGAATCGGTAGAATGATCATCGGTTATACCTACGAGCAAAAGCCTGTGACTGTCGATGACTTGGGTGCTACAGGAGCGATTTCCCTGCTTCTTAAAGACGCGATCAAGCCTAACCTTGTGCAAACCCTTGAAAACACACCTGCTTTTATTCATGGTGGTCCTTTTGCGAATATCGCTCACGGCTGTAACAGTGTCATGGCTACTTCGACTGCTTTAAAGCTTGCCGACTATGTTGTGACAGAAGCTGGCTTTGGTGCGGATCTTGGAGCTGAGAAGTTCTTCAATATCAAATGCAGATACGCAGAACTTGATCCGGCGATCGCAGTGATCGTAGGTACGGTTCGCGCGCTTAAGAACCATGGCGGAGTAGGCAAGAACGAGTTGAACGAAGAAAACCTCGACGCGCTCAGAGCGGGCTTTGGAAACATTCAGAAACATGTTGAGAATATCCGTAAATTCGGTGTTCCGGCCCTTATCGCCATCAACAAGTTCCCGACAGACACAGCGGCTGAGCTTGATCTCTTGAATGACTTGTGTGAAGAAATCGGTGTGGATGTTGTACTTTCGGATGTCTGGGCCAATGGCGGAGACGGCGGAGTTGCACTTGCTGAAAAGGTCATTGAGATCACAGATAAAAACGAATCCGTATTCAAACCGCTTTATGATCTTGATATGCCTGTAAAGGAAAAAATCGAAACAATCGCAATGGAGATATACGGCGCGGACGGCGTGGATTTCTCAGCAGCCGCTCTAAAGCAAATCGACAGCATCAAAGCGATCGGTTATGACCATCTTCCGATCTGCATGGCTAAAACCCAGTACTCACTTAGTGACGATCCATCGCTAAAAGGTAGACCTGAAGGATTTAGAATCGCAGTAAGACAACTTAAGGTATCTGCAGGCGCAGGATTTGTCGTGGCTCTTACCGGTGAGGTAATGACAATGCCTGGACTTCCTAAAGTCCCTGCGGCGATGAATATGGATATGGATGACGACGGCAACATCACTGGATTGTTCTAG
- a CDS encoding chemotaxis protein yields the protein MDQTGILLETGTGEVEILKFKVHGKHYAINVVKVREILQLGETAKVPNAHASIMGLTLVRGEVVTVIDLQHVLEKKAFDSTENKMTLLCEFNQIKVAFCVDEVLGIHRIKWADMIKPDELLDQSLVIANINLDQKIFMLLDFEKIVMDISPQTGISVERMQHIETKDRAGYKLVLADDSPIIRKVLLDTLTLAGYTKLRFFNDGQEALNYFDELVKTEGENFKREAQLLITDIEMPKLDGHTLTRRLKEHKVLRNLPIIIFSSLITGELRHKGEAVGADAQMSKPEIGQLIEMIDLLLGIE from the coding sequence ATGGATCAAACGGGAATTCTATTAGAGACAGGAACCGGTGAGGTAGAGATACTTAAATTCAAAGTCCATGGCAAACATTATGCTATAAATGTGGTAAAAGTTCGTGAGATACTTCAATTGGGAGAGACTGCGAAAGTGCCCAACGCCCATGCTTCAATCATGGGACTTACTCTTGTAAGAGGGGAAGTCGTCACTGTGATCGATCTTCAGCACGTGCTAGAGAAAAAGGCGTTTGATAGCACCGAGAACAAAATGACCTTATTGTGTGAGTTCAATCAGATTAAAGTCGCATTTTGTGTGGATGAGGTACTAGGCATACACAGAATCAAATGGGCGGATATGATCAAACCGGATGAACTGCTTGATCAGAGTCTTGTCATCGCAAATATCAATCTGGATCAGAAGATTTTCATGCTGCTTGACTTCGAAAAAATTGTGATGGATATCAGCCCACAGACTGGAATCAGCGTGGAGCGTATGCAGCATATCGAGACTAAGGACCGTGCGGGTTACAAGCTCGTACTTGCAGACGACTCGCCAATAATCAGAAAAGTGTTGCTGGATACCCTGACGCTTGCAGGATACACCAAGCTGAGGTTTTTCAACGACGGTCAGGAAGCGCTCAACTATTTTGACGAACTGGTCAAAACCGAGGGCGAGAACTTCAAAAGAGAAGCTCAACTGCTGATCACCGACATAGAGATGCCAAAACTTGACGGGCACACCTTGACCAGAAGATTAAAAGAGCATAAGGTACTTCGCAATCTACCGATCATCATCTTCTCATCGCTTATCACCGGCGAATTACGCCATAAGGGTGAGGCGGTCGGAGCTGACGCTCAGATGAGTAAACCGGAGATCGGCCAGCTGATAGAAATGATCGATCTACTGTTAGGAATCGAATAG
- a CDS encoding glycine C-acetyltransferase gives MSNFHELKFLQDKIEELKDAGTYRKLPVLNGANEAECMLNGKTVINLSSNNYLGFATHPRLKKAAIDAVEKYGVGAGAVRTIVGNMDIHEELETVLAKFKREEAVMVFQSGFNCNAGAIQAITEKGDLILSDELNHASIIDGARLSRADKKVFKHSDMEDLERVLKENRANYRNVLIITDGVFSMDGDIAKLPEIVELAEKYEAMTYVDDAHGSGVLGENGRGTVDHFGLHGRVDFTIGTLSKAIGVIGGYVAGKKVTQEWLNHRGRPILFSTALPPAAVGAIIEAVNILMDTSEYSERLWDNSRFFKEKLGRLGFDTGNSETPITPVIIGDEAKTMAFSKALLEEGVYVSGIVFPTVAKGTGRVRCMVTAAHTKDQLERAVGIFEKVGKEMGII, from the coding sequence ATGTCTAATTTTCATGAACTTAAATTTTTACAGGATAAAATCGAAGAATTGAAAGATGCAGGTACCTATAGAAAATTACCTGTACTCAACGGAGCAAATGAAGCAGAATGTATGTTGAACGGCAAAACGGTCATCAATTTAAGCTCGAACAACTACTTGGGTTTCGCAACGCATCCACGCCTAAAAAAAGCGGCTATCGACGCGGTTGAAAAATACGGTGTCGGTGCGGGTGCGGTTCGTACGATTGTTGGAAACATGGATATCCACGAAGAGCTTGAAACGGTACTTGCCAAGTTCAAAAGAGAAGAAGCGGTCATGGTATTCCAGTCCGGCTTCAACTGCAATGCAGGAGCGATTCAAGCGATTACAGAAAAGGGCGACCTGATTCTTTCTGATGAGCTTAACCATGCGTCGATCATCGATGGCGCAAGACTTTCAAGAGCGGATAAAAAAGTGTTCAAGCATAGCGATATGGAAGACCTTGAGCGCGTTTTGAAAGAGAATCGTGCAAACTACAGAAACGTGCTGATCATCACTGACGGCGTGTTCAGTATGGATGGCGATATCGCAAAGCTTCCTGAAATCGTGGAACTTGCTGAAAAATATGAAGCGATGACTTACGTGGACGATGCCCATGGTTCAGGAGTTCTCGGTGAGAACGGCCGTGGTACTGTGGATCACTTCGGACTTCATGGAAGAGTCGATTTTACAATAGGAACACTTTCAAAGGCGATCGGCGTCATAGGCGGATACGTCGCAGGTAAAAAAGTGACTCAGGAATGGCTCAACCACCGCGGAAGACCGATCCTGTTCTCAACAGCGCTTCCACCAGCTGCAGTAGGCGCGATCATTGAAGCGGTGAATATACTTATGGACACTTCAGAGTATTCAGAGCGTCTATGGGACAATTCAAGATTCTTCAAAGAGAAGCTTGGAAGACTGGGCTTTGATACGGGTAATAGCGAAACTCCGATTACACCTGTAATCATAGGTGACGAAGCGAAGACGATGGCGTTTTCAAAAGCACTGCTTGAAGAGGGCGTCTACGTATCGGGCATCGTGTTCCCGACAGTTGCCAAAGGCACTGGTCGCGTGCGATGCATGGTGACAGCCGCCCACACGAAGGACCAACTCGAAAGAGCTGTAGGCATCTTCGAAAAAGTTGGTAAAGAGATGGGAATCATCTAA
- the tdh gene encoding L-threonine 3-dehydrogenase, whose product MMKAIIKQTPAEGATLVEIAKPKVGEREVLIKVQATSICGTDFHIYKWDEWSQNRIKTPQVMGHEFAGEVIAIGDKVTKVKLGDIVSAETHIVCEVCELCQTGNAHICKDTLILGVDTQGTFAEYVVIPEQNAWLNDKDVSPEYLCIQEPLGNAVHTVLSGEIIGKTIAVVGCGPIGLMAVDVAKASGAAKVIAIEINDYRANLAGEIGADVVLNPMKDDVIARVLEETGGLGVDVVAEMSGNKIAINQALKYIKLGGRMSMLGIPNGKVELDIATDVVFKGITIHGIVGRRMYDTWYQVKGLIQSGKLHLDKIVTHKMPMDDFQKGMDLMESGNCGKVVLFPTHKED is encoded by the coding sequence ATGATGAAGGCGATTATCAAACAAACACCAGCTGAGGGTGCAACCCTTGTAGAAATTGCAAAACCTAAGGTTGGCGAAAGAGAAGTGCTAATCAAGGTGCAAGCCACATCGATTTGCGGAACAGATTTTCATATTTACAAATGGGATGAGTGGTCGCAGAACAGAATCAAGACGCCTCAGGTGATGGGTCATGAATTCGCCGGTGAGGTAATTGCTATTGGTGATAAGGTTACAAAGGTCAAATTAGGTGATATCGTATCGGCAGAAACTCACATCGTCTGTGAGGTTTGCGAGCTTTGCCAAACAGGCAACGCGCATATCTGTAAGGATACCCTTATTCTAGGCGTGGACACGCAAGGTACCTTCGCTGAATACGTCGTGATTCCAGAGCAAAACGCATGGTTGAACGACAAAGATGTCTCACCTGAGTATCTTTGCATTCAAGAACCTCTTGGAAATGCCGTGCACACCGTATTGAGCGGAGAAATCATTGGAAAAACAATCGCTGTAGTCGGTTGCGGTCCAATCGGCCTTATGGCTGTAGATGTCGCTAAGGCGTCAGGTGCTGCGAAAGTCATTGCAATCGAAATCAATGACTACAGAGCGAACCTTGCAGGCGAGATAGGTGCTGATGTGGTACTGAATCCGATGAAAGACGATGTTATCGCAAGAGTTTTAGAAGAAACAGGCGGACTTGGTGTGGATGTGGTCGCTGAAATGAGCGGCAACAAGATTGCGATCAACCAAGCGCTTAAATATATCAAATTGGGCGGACGTATGTCGATGCTCGGCATACCTAATGGCAAAGTGGAACTTGATATCGCCACAGATGTCGTGTTCAAAGGAATCACCATTCACGGAATCGTCGGAAGACGCATGTACGATACCTGGTATCAGGTAAAGGGATTGATCCAATCGGGAAAACTACATCTTGATAAGATCGTCACACATAAGATGCCGATGGATGACTTCCAAAAAGGAATGGACTTGATGGAATCTGGTAATTGTGGAAAAGTGGTATTGTTCCCAACACATAAGGAGGACTAA
- a CDS encoding epoxyqueuosine reductase, whose amino-acid sequence MDAGWVRSELERFVEGDFDVSFVDVRTLERYAQPAMASEEWLSRNSADYHVPDAKWAIVIARPYALCLTKREIGKGRLASTGRELDYHEDLESILDTLAGEMKKHYVDFNHKLFIDKHGYDDRKIAHASGLGFWGKHNLLIHEAYGSAFNIGYLLTDIELDAPAPKVRSSECGSCTKCIRGCPNGALVEGRPLDTSKCRSALNQKKGPLDSDQMMLISDWVYGCDICQWCCPYNDKVKVDGNLNLDLKSMMMESKSTFKKNHLTRAYGYLGASRLKRNAMVILARQYGIEALDDYFETIQRIPMLKDQYEILKTWSLKSVK is encoded by the coding sequence ATGGATGCTGGTTGGGTAAGGAGTGAGCTAGAACGGTTTGTCGAGGGAGATTTTGATGTCTCTTTTGTTGACGTCAGAACGCTTGAACGGTATGCGCAGCCAGCAATGGCAAGTGAAGAATGGCTTAGTAGGAACTCAGCCGATTATCATGTGCCTGATGCAAAATGGGCGATCGTGATCGCAAGACCCTATGCCCTTTGTCTGACTAAGCGAGAAATCGGTAAAGGGAGACTGGCATCGACAGGCAGAGAGCTTGACTACCATGAAGATTTGGAATCGATACTGGACACGCTCGCGGGTGAGATGAAAAAGCACTATGTCGACTTCAACCATAAGCTCTTTATCGATAAGCACGGCTATGACGATAGAAAGATCGCTCATGCGTCGGGGCTTGGCTTTTGGGGAAAACATAATTTGCTGATTCATGAAGCATACGGCTCCGCATTCAATATCGGCTATCTGCTGACGGACATCGAATTGGACGCTCCCGCTCCAAAGGTGAGGAGTTCTGAGTGTGGAAGCTGCACAAAATGCATTAGGGGATGTCCTAACGGCGCCCTTGTTGAAGGGAGGCCTCTGGATACCTCAAAGTGCCGCTCCGCCCTGAACCAAAAAAAGGGACCGCTCGATTCGGATCAGATGATGCTGATCAGCGACTGGGTCTACGGATGCGACATATGCCAGTGGTGCTGTCCTTACAATGACAAGGTCAAAGTCGACGGGAATTTAAACTTGGATCTGAAAAGCATGATGATGGAGTCCAAGTCCACTTTTAAGAAAAACCATCTAACTAGGGCTTATGGGTATCTTGGGGCGTCGAGACTGAAGCGAAACGCCATGGTCATCTTGGCTAGGCAGTACGGAATAGAAGCACTTGACGACTATTTCGAGACGATTCAGAGGATACCGATGTTAAAGGATCAGTATGAGATTCTGAAAACGTGGAGTCTGAAAAGTGTTAAATAA
- a CDS encoding deoxyribonuclease IV: protein MIIGSHLSIASGYEKAAKIAIEMHANTFQFFTRNPRGGSMRAFDSDDTAALRALMEEYEFGRLLAHAPYTMNLCSSKESALRFAKQALKEDIERLEMLPCQLYNLHPGSHTGIGVEKGTQLIIEALNEVLKKEMKIKVLLETMSGKGTEIGSTFEELRAIIDGVECNEHLGICMDTCHIYSAGYDIVNDLDGVLEEFDRVIGLDRLSAVHLNDSKTPFASKKDRHETLGKGSIGLEALVSFINHPAIRHLPILLETPVSVEEHAREIELLLGTDKD from the coding sequence ATGATTATAGGATCACATTTGTCTATCGCTTCGGGCTATGAGAAAGCGGCGAAGATAGCGATAGAAATGCATGCCAACACATTTCAGTTCTTCACGAGAAATCCTCGTGGCGGATCCATGAGAGCTTTTGATAGCGACGATACAGCGGCGCTCAGAGCCTTGATGGAGGAATATGAGTTTGGCAGGCTGCTTGCCCACGCGCCCTACACGATGAATTTATGTTCGTCTAAGGAAAGTGCGCTGCGCTTTGCAAAACAAGCCTTAAAAGAGGATATCGAAAGGCTCGAAATGCTTCCATGCCAGTTGTACAACCTTCACCCAGGTTCTCATACGGGAATCGGCGTGGAGAAGGGAACCCAGCTGATCATCGAAGCTTTGAACGAAGTTCTAAAAAAAGAGATGAAAATCAAGGTGTTGCTTGAGACGATGTCTGGAAAGGGTACGGAGATCGGTTCGACATTCGAAGAGCTTAGAGCGATTATTGACGGTGTGGAGTGTAACGAACATTTGGGTATATGTATGGATACGTGCCATATCTACTCTGCCGGCTATGATATTGTGAACGATCTTGACGGGGTACTTGAAGAATTCGATAGAGTTATTGGTCTGGATAGATTAAGTGCTGTCCACCTCAATGATTCGAAAACACCTTTCGCGAGTAAAAAGGACCGGCATGAGACCCTCGGCAAGGGTTCTATAGGCCTTGAGGCGTTAGTGAGCTTTATCAATCACCCGGCCATCAGACACCTTCCTATCCTGCTTGAAACGCCGGTGAGTGTGGAAGAGCACGCTAGGGAGATCGAGTTGTTGTTGGGAACGGACAAGGATTGA
- a CDS encoding helix-turn-helix domain-containing protein: MKDVLLMKDLDQIKCISQAYRINILEAFEDQAATAKMISERLGEPHAKINYHLKEMLKHGILNLVEEVVKLGIVEKYYLPVAKQFVVDSNTLKISDDAVHESINQYRLMIFDTTATAFYEAIEDKSVSHQIKLNMLHDMHLTMDEIKEMQDEIDSVYKKYEELSEVKRENTSRYVVSHMILPY; encoded by the coding sequence ATGAAGGACGTACTACTGATGAAAGACCTTGACCAGATCAAGTGTATTTCGCAAGCATATAGAATCAACATACTGGAGGCTTTTGAAGATCAGGCCGCAACCGCCAAAATGATTTCTGAGAGACTGGGTGAACCGCATGCCAAAATCAACTACCACTTGAAGGAAATGCTCAAACACGGAATACTCAACCTGGTTGAAGAAGTCGTAAAGCTTGGAATCGTTGAAAAATATTATTTGCCGGTAGCCAAGCAGTTTGTGGTGGACAGCAATACGCTTAAGATTTCTGATGATGCCGTACATGAGTCGATCAATCAATATAGGCTTATGATCTTTGACACCACTGCAACCGCTTTTTACGAAGCGATTGAAGACAAATCGGTTTCGCATCAGATAAAACTGAATATGCTTCATGACATGCACCTGACGATGGATGAGATCAAAGAGATGCAGGATGAAATCGACTCGGTCTACAAGAAGTATGAAGAACTTTCAGAAGTGAAACGTGAGAACACGTCAAGATATGTTGTGTCTCATATGATATTGCCATACTGA